Proteins encoded by one window of Sus scrofa isolate TJ Tabasco breed Duroc chromosome 12, Sscrofa11.1, whole genome shotgun sequence:
- the SPACA3 gene encoding sperm acrosome membrane-associated protein 3 precursor (The RefSeq protein has 1 substitution compared to this genomic sequence) → MEARSRAPRRRLCPPGIVLLTLASLLSCLLTSGQAKVYSRCELARLLQDVGLDGFRGYSLANWVCLAYFASGFNTAAVDHEADGSTNSGIFQINSRKWCRNLNPSVLNLCQMYCSDLLNPNLKDTIICAMKIAQDPKGLGTWEAWRHHCQGKDLTDWVDGCDL, encoded by the exons ATGGAAGCCCGGAGCCGGGCTCCCAGGAGGCGGCTGTGCCCACCCGGGATCGTGTTGTTGACCTTGGCCTCTCTGCTCAGCTGTCTGCTCACCTCCGGCCAGGCCAAGGTCTACAGTCGCTGCGAGCTGGCCAGACTGCTCCAGGATGTAGGCTTGGATGGATTCCGAGGATACAGCCTGGCTAACT GggtctgtctggcttacttcgcAAGTGGCTTCAACACAGCTGCTGTGGACCACGAAGCAGATGGAAGCACCAACAGTGGCATCTTCCAGATCAACAGCCGGAAGTGGTGCAGAAATCTCAACCCCAGTGTCCCCAACTTGTGCCAGATGTACTGCTCTG ACTTGTTGAATCCTAACCTCAAGGATACTATTATCTGTGCCATGAAGATAGCTCAAGATCCCAAGGGGCTGGGGACCTG GGAGGCCTGGAGGCACCACTGCCAGGGCAAGGACCTCACTGACTGGGTCGATGGCTGTGACTTATAG